GGCCGGACTGGACAAGGAAGTGGCGGCGGCGCTGGGCGAGGCGGGGGTGCCGGTGGTCGGCGTGGATTCGCTGCGCTACTTCTGGACGGCACGCACCCCGGAAGGCTTCGCGCGCGACCTGGAGCGCATTGCCAGCCACTACAGCCAGCAATGGCAGCGCAAGCGGGTGGTGCTGGTCGGGTTCTCGCAGGGCGCCGACGTGCTCCCCGCGGCGATCAACCAGCTGTCCCCGGCCACGCGCGCCAACGTGGCGATGATCGGCTTGATGTCGGTCGGCAAGAACGCCGACTACGAGTTCCACGTCAGCAACTGGCTGGGCGGTGGCGGCGGCGGCATCCCGATTGCGCCGGAGATCGCCAAGCTGCCGGCGGGCAAGACGCTGTGCCTGTATGGCGAAGATGACGACGACGCACTGTGCCCGTCGCTGCCGACGGGCAACGCGCAGGTGATCAAGCTGCCGGGCGACCACCATTTCAAGGGCGACTACGACCGCCTCGCGCAGACGCTGCTGGACCACCTCCCCGCCCGGTAGAGCCGACCGTTGGTCGGCTGCCGTAACACCGCACAGGTAGAGCCGACCGTTGGTCGGCTGCCGTAACGCTGCGCAGGTAGAGCCGACCGTTGGTCGGCTGCCGTAACGCTGCGCAGGTAGAGCCGACCGTTGGTCGGCAACCGTAACGCCGCGCAGGTAGAGCCGACTGTTGGTCGGCTGCTGTAGCGCCGCGCATCAGAGCAGCCGACCAACGGTCGGCTCTACCGGCTCGGGTCCAGCGCCATCCGCCGGGTGTAGGGCGTGGCGATGATCGGCTTGATGTCGGTCGGCAAGAACGCCGACGACGAATTCCACGCCGCTTGGCGCAGACGCTGCTGGAGGGTAGAGCCGACCGTTGGTCGGCTGCCGTCACGCCGTGCGGGTAGAGCCGACCGTTGGTCGGCTACCGTAACGCCGCGCGGGTAGAGCCGACCGTTGGTCGGCTGCCGTAACGCCACGCATCCAAGCAGCCGACCAATGGTGGGTTTTACCGGCGCGGGTCCAGCGAGATCAGCCGGGTGGCATCGAGCAGCGCCGCAGGCAAATGCACGCCGCCCGGTGCGGCCAGGTAACGCGCGCGCCATTGCGGGGCGAACTTGGACTTGAAGCGGCGCAGCCCGCTGAACCCGTAGAAGCGTTCCCCGTGGCGGGCCACGATGTTGGCAAAGCGGTTCCAGCGGCCGGCCAGCCGGTGCTGGGCCAGCCCGGACAGCGGCGCCATGCCCAGCGAGAAGCGGTGGAAGCCGTGTTCGCGGCCCCACAGGAACAACTCGATGAACAGGAAATCCATGGTGCCCTTGGGCGCGTCGTCGACGTGCCGCATCAGGTCCACCGACAGTTCATGCCCGGCCGGTGCCTGCCACAGATTGGCGAACGCCACGATGCGGCCTTCAGCCTCCACCAGCGCGACCGGGAAGCGCACCAGATAGTCCGGATCGAAGCTGCCCAGCGAGAAGCCCTTTTCGTCGCCGGCCTTGTCGTCCAGCCACTGTTGCGAAATGGCGGCCAGTGCCGGCAGCAGCGCCGGCACCTCTGCCGGTGCAGCCACGCGGAAGCTCAGGCCGCCGCGCTTGCCGCGGTTCCAGGCCTGGCGCAGGTCGGCGCGCTCGCGTCCTTCCAGGCCGAAATCCTGCAGCGGCACCATCGCCTCCTCGCCCAGTTTGACCAGGGTCAGCCCCAGGTCGAGGTAGGTCTGCCAGTAGGCCTCGCCAACCTGGTAGAACACCGGGCGCAGGCCGAGCCGGTCGGCTTCCTCGCGGAAGCGCCAGATCAGCCCACGCGCCACGTCCGGCGGTCCCACCGGGTCGCCCATGGCAATCAGCGAACCGCCGTAGCGCTGCATCATCACAAAGCCGCGCTGGTCGGCATCACGCAGCACCGCCTTGTCGGCGGTCAGCACCAGGCAGGCCTGGGTGTCTTCGGCGGCGAGCAGGATCGGCGCAAGCGCATCCAGCGTGGGCGTGTCGGCCGGCGGCAGCGGGCTGCGGGTGCTGTGCAGCAGCCGCGCCAGGCCGAAGATGGTGAGCGCGATGGCCACCACCAGCAGCGCACGCAGGGCGCGCGGCGCATTGCCTTGCAGGGCGAACTGCCACCACAGCTCGTTCTGGTATTCCACGTGGCTGTAGACGAAGAACAACAGCCAGATCACCGCCACCAGCACCAGGCCAAGGTTGCGGATCCACGGCCATGACCAGGCTTCGTCCAGCAGCGCGCCCTGGCGGTAGAACTCGCGACGCGAGGCCCACAGCGCCATGGCCACCAGCAGCGCCGACAGCGCGATCAGCACCTGGCCGCCGCGCAGCCAGATCGGCAGCGGCGCGATCACGCAGATGCCCAGCGCCAGCATCCACGCGGCGTGGCTGCGCCGCTGCAGGCCCTGGCCGATCAGCAGCAGCGCCACGCCGGCGAGGCTGCCGAGCAGGTGCGAAGTTTCCAGGATCGGCAGCGAGGCGTTGAGCAGGTGCCGGCGCGGCGTGGGCAGGGTGCCGTCGATCACCAGCGCCGCGCCCACGCTGAACACCGCCAGCGCGATGATCTGCGGCAGCCACGGGCGCAGCGCGGTCCAGCCGGCGCGGGTGGCCCCGGCGCCGACCCGCAGCGGCTTGCGCAGGGCCGGGCCCAGCGCCAGCAGCGTGGCCAGCAGCAGCGGCAGCACGTAGTAGGTGACACGGTAGATCAGCGCCGCGGCCAGCACGGCGGCCGGTGCCACCTGCGGCAACAGCTTGAGCAAGCTCCACTCGAACACGCCCAGACCCGCCGGCACGCTGGAAATCAGCCCGGCCAGCACCGCCACCAGGTACAGGCCGACAAAGCCGGGCAGACCGGTCGGGGTGTCCATCGGCAGCAGCACGTAGAACGCGGCGCTGGCCAGCACCAGTTCGACCACGCTCAGCGCGGTGACCCAGAGCATGGTGCGGCGGTCGGGCAGCCACAGGGCGTGGCCGCGGATGCTGAAACTGCGCCCGTCGCGGCCGACCAGCAGCAGCGTGGCGGCATAGCCAAGCAGGCCGACGATGCCGGCCACGCGCACCGCCTGCACCGATACCGGCAACGCCAGCGCTGCCGCGCCGGGTTCCAGCACGAAGGCCAGGGCGAGCAGCAGCCAGGCACCGAACACGAAGCCGAGCGTGCTCATCAGCACCACCTGGCCAATCTCGCCCAGGCTCAACCCGGCGCCGCCGTAGCCGCGCAGCCGTACCGCACCGCCGGTGAGGGCGGCAAAGCCCAGGGTCTGGCCCAGTGTGTGCGCCAGGAAGGCGGTGATGCCCACGCGCGCCGGATGCAGGCGCTTGCCACTGCGGCGCAGGCCGATGGCATCAAAACCGATCAGGCAGGCGTAGCTGGCCAGGCCCAGCACCACGGTCAGTGCAATCTGCCCCGCGCCGAGATGGCGGAAGGCCTCGC
This is a stretch of genomic DNA from Stenotrophomonas rhizophila. It encodes these proteins:
- the mprF gene encoding bifunctional lysylphosphatidylglycerol flippase/synthetase MprF; translated protein: MTETTPAPAPARLAWRRAATVIFSLAILALALRGLASEFDEHGYRAIREAFRHLGAGQIALTVVLGLASYACLIGFDAIGLRRSGKRLHPARVGITAFLAHTLGQTLGFAALTGGAVRLRGYGGAGLSLGEIGQVVLMSTLGFVFGAWLLLALAFVLEPGAAALALPVSVQAVRVAGIVGLLGYAATLLLVGRDGRSFSIRGHALWLPDRRTMLWVTALSVVELVLASAAFYVLLPMDTPTGLPGFVGLYLVAVLAGLISSVPAGLGVFEWSLLKLLPQVAPAAVLAAALIYRVTYYVLPLLLATLLALGPALRKPLRVGAGATRAGWTALRPWLPQIIALAVFSVGAALVIDGTLPTPRRHLLNASLPILETSHLLGSLAGVALLLIGQGLQRRSHAAWMLALGICVIAPLPIWLRGGQVLIALSALLVAMALWASRREFYRQGALLDEAWSWPWIRNLGLVLVAVIWLLFFVYSHVEYQNELWWQFALQGNAPRALRALLVVAIALTIFGLARLLHSTRSPLPPADTPTLDALAPILLAAEDTQACLVLTADKAVLRDADQRGFVMMQRYGGSLIAMGDPVGPPDVARGLIWRFREEADRLGLRPVFYQVGEAYWQTYLDLGLTLVKLGEEAMVPLQDFGLEGRERADLRQAWNRGKRGGLSFRVAAPAEVPALLPALAAISQQWLDDKAGDEKGFSLGSFDPDYLVRFPVALVEAEGRIVAFANLWQAPAGHELSVDLMRHVDDAPKGTMDFLFIELFLWGREHGFHRFSLGMAPLSGLAQHRLAGRWNRFANIVARHGERFYGFSGLRRFKSKFAPQWRARYLAAPGGVHLPAALLDATRLISLDPRR